The Blastocatellia bacterium region CGCAATCCGCAATCCGCAATGGTGAAATATGGCTGAATATAAGATTCCCAAGCGAATGAAGTATCGCAAGCAGCAGCGTGGCCGCATGAGCGGTGTGGCGACGCGCGGCGCGGAGATTTCTTTCGGCGAGTATGGGTTGAAGGCGCTGGAGCCGGCATGGATTACCGGCAAGCAGATCGAAGCCTCGCGCGTGGCGATGACCCGCTTCATCAAGCGCGGCGGCAAAATCTGGATTCGCGTCTTCCCGGATAAGCCCATCACCAAGAAGCCGGCGGAAACCCGCATGGGCAAGGGCAAGGGCGCGCCCGAAGGCTGGGTCGCGGTCATCAAGCCGGGCCGCATCCTCTTCGAGATGGAAGGCGTTGATGAGAAGACCGCCGCCGAAGCCATGCGGCTGGCGGCGCAGAAGCTGCCCATCAAGACCCGGTTCATCACGCGCAAGCAGCAAGACGCAGGAGGGCTGGTATGAAGGCTGATGAGCTGAGAGATTTGAACGACGACGACCTGCGGGCCAAAGTCGCCGAGATGAAGGAGAGCATCTTCCGCATGCGCTTCAAGCTGTCGCTCGGCAACACGGACGTGGTCAAGAATCTGCGCGAGTCGCGCAGAGACCTGGCGCGCGTGCTGACCTTGATCCGCGAGCGCGGCCTCGAAGCCGGAAAGTAAGAGTCACGGCGCGCTACAGCGCGCCACGTTGAAGGGTGAGTATGGAAGAGAACAGAAACGATCAAACGAGCGAGAGCGGCGAAGGCGTGCTGACCGACGTGGCGCGCGCCATCGGCTCGACGCTCGGCAAAGTGGCCGCGGCCATCGGCGGCACAGACGAGCCGCAGGCCGCAGCTACGGGGCCGCAGCACCGCCGCCAGGAGAAGGTCGGGTTAGTGACCAGCGACAAGATGACCAAGACCGTGGTCGTCCGCGTCGAGCGGCTGGTGCGCCACCCGAAGTACCGCCGCTACATCCGCCGCCGCACCAAGTTCATGGCGCACAACGAGATGGAAGCGAAGGTCGGCGATACCGTGCGCATCGTCGAAACGCGACCGATGTCGGCGCGCAAGCGCTGGCGCGTCGTCGAGATTGTTCAGAAAGCCAGGTGATGGGTGTCGGGTGCCGGGTGCCGGGTGTCGGGTGTCGGTCAAGAGATGAATGCTTCTGACCAACTCCTAATCCCCAACATCCCATACCCAACACCCAACACCCGTCGGAGACAAAGTCATGATTCAGATGAGATCAATCCTTGAGGTGGCGGATAACTCCGGGGCCAAGCGCATCTCGATGATCCTGCCGCTCGGCGGCCACACGGGTCTGCGCGCAGGGCTCGGCGACATCATCACCGCGGCGGTCAAGGAAGCGGCGCCCGATGGCGCGGTCAAGAAGGGCCAGGTGGTGCGCGCCGTCATCGTCCGCACCCGCAAAGAGACGCGCCGCAAGGACGGCACTTATATTCGCTTCGATCAGAACGCGGCGGTGATCATCAAGCCGGACAACGAGCCCGTCGGCACGCGCGTCTTCGGCCCCATTGCCCGCGAGCTGCGCGACAAGCGGTTCATGAAGATCGTCAGCCTTGCGCCGGAAGTGATTTGAGAAAGTATTCAGAAGTCAGGAGTCAGAAGTCAGAATAAAAGCCGAGCCGGCTTCCTTGCTCATTCTGACTCCTGACTCCTGACTCCTGACTCCTGAGGTGTTATGAACGTAGAAATCAATGTGCGAAAGAACGACCGCGTGGTCGTCATCACCGGCAAAGACAGCGGCAGGACGGGGCGAATCATCGAAGTGCTGCCGCGCAAGCATAAGGTGATCGTCGAAGGCGTCAACGTCGTCAAGCGCCACACCAAGGCGAACTCGCGGCGCGGCGTGCAGTCGGGCATCCTTGAGCGCGAAGCGCCGATTGACGTGTCGAACGTGATGCTGCTTTGTCCGCACTGCGGTCAGGCGACGCGCTCGGCGCATCAGGTGCTCGAAGACGGCAAGCGCCACCGCGCATGCAAGAAGTGCGGCGCGGCTATCGAGAAACAGTAACCCAGAGGCCGCGCGGGGAGGCGCTCTTCGAGAGGGCGCGGCGGCAGCCAGACAAAGCGACTGAAGGCGCGCCCCGGCGCATCAGATGCGAGGACGGATATGGCAGCGAGACTGAAAGAGAAATACAATAGCGAGATTCTGCCGGCCTTGATTAAAGAGTTCAACTACACGAACCCGATGGCCGCGCCGAAGATCGAAAAAGTGGTTTTAAACATGGGCGTGGGCCGCGAGGCGCAGAGCAACCCGAAGGTCTTTGACCAGGCGACGATGGAGCTGACGACGATTGCCGGCCAGAAGCCGGTCATCACCAAGGCGAAGAAATCGATTGCCGCCTTCAAGCTGCGCACGGGGATGCCGGTCGGCGTTTCGGTGACGCTGCGCGGCGACCGCATGTACGAGTTTCTGGATCGCTTCATCAACGCCGTGCTGCCGCGCGTGCGCGACTTCCGCGGCGTCAGCCCGCGCGCTTTTGATGGCCGCGGCAACTACACAATTGGCATCAAGGATCAGTTGATCTTCCCGGAGATCGACTTCAATCGCGTTGATCGCACGCGGGGCATGAACATTTCTATTGTGACGACGGCACGCACAGACGAAGAAGGCCGCGCCCTGCTGCGGCAATTCGGCATGCCGTTTATGAAGTAGTTACCAGTGACCGGCTCTCAGTTGCTAGTCGCGCAACGCGATTCGGCTGAGAGCGGACGACTGACAACTGACAACTGAGAACTAACTTATGGCAAGAACATCATCAGTCTATAAAGCGAACGAGCTGAAGCGGGCGCTGGCGAACGCCAAGCAGCGGGTCAAAGAGCAGTACGGCGCCGCCGGCAAGAAAGAAGTGAAGCGCGCCAAGGCCGCCGGCATGAACTTGAACATCTTCACGTCGCGGGTGCATAACCGCTGCCGGCGCTGCGGTCGCGGCAAAGGCTACCTGCGCAAGTTCGCGCTCTGCCGCATCTGCTTCCGCGGGCTGTCGCTCGAAGGCCACATTCCCGGCGTGACGAAGTCGAGCTGGTAAAAGAGAGTGACAAGTGACAGGTGAACAGTGACAAGAGCGGGCGGAGTTTTTCTTGTCACTTGTCACTTGTCACTTGTCACGGATTTCAGGAGAAGTGATGACAGATCCAATCGCTGATATGCTGACGCGAATGCGCAATGCGTACGCGGCCAAGCACCAGAAGGTAGACGTGCCGGTCTCGAACATCAAGCTGGAGATCGCGCGCATTTTGAAAGAAGAAGGCTTCATCAACAACTTTAAGGTCATCGGCGAAGGCGTGCGCCGCAACATCCGCATCTACCTGCGCTATGGCACCAAGGGCGAGCAGGTGATCTCGCGGCTGGAGCGCGTTTCAAAGCCCGGCTGCCGCGTCTACGTCAAAGGCACAGCGGTGCCGAGCGTGCTGGGCGGCCTGGGGGTCAACATCCTCTCGACCTCGCGCGGCTTGATGACCGACCGCCGGGCGCGCCGCGAGCGTGTCGGCGGCGAGTTGATCTGCCGGGTCTATTAAGAGTGAAGGGAGTCAGGAGCCAGGAGTCAGAGTTCATTCTGACTCCTGGCTCCTGACTCCTGAATGCGGAGTTATCATTATGTCGAGAATAGGCAAGAAGCCAATAAGCATTCCTAAGAACGTCAAGGTCAACATCACGGACGGGGTGATCGAAGTGAGCGGCCCGAAAGGCCAGTTGACGACCAATGTGCCCGCCGGCATTCAGTTTCGCGTCGACGGGGATCAGCTTGTCGCCGAGCGCACCAGTGACGACCACGCGGCGGTTCATGGACTGGCGCGCGCCCTGGTGCAGAACGCCGTCACCGGCGTCACCGATGGCTATACGCGGCAGCTCGACATCGTCGGCGTCGGCTACAAGGTCGAATTGCAGAAGAGTCGCGTCATCTTCAACCTCGGTTATTCGCACCCCATCGAGTTCCCGCTGCCGTCGGGCATTGATGTCAAGGTCGAGCGTGTCAACAAGCCGATTCAGCAGTACCAGACGACCCTGACGATCACCGGCATTGACAAGCAGCAGGTCGGCCAGATTGCCGCCGACATGCGCAGCCTGCGCCGCCCCGATCCGTACAAGGGCAAGGGCGTGCGCTATGCCGGCGAAGCCTTGAAGCTCAAGCCCGGCAAGACCGGCAAGTAAGGGGACGTAACACGTGACGAGTGACAAGAAAAACGGAATCACCTTGTCACTTGTCACTCGTCACCATCTGAGAGTTGCTGAAGTGATGCCGCAAGCCGGCACAATCAGCGACCATAAGGACAAACGATATGGCACAGAAAAGCAGACAAGACATTAGGCGGGCGGTGCATCAGCGCATCCGCCAAAAAGTCGGCGGCAGCGGCGAGCGCCCGCGGCTGGCCATCTTTCGTAGCGTCAACCACATCTACGCGCAGATCATTGACGACGCGCAGGGCGTCACCGTGGCCTCGGCTTCGACAACGGAAAAAGATTGGAAGGGACGCACCGGCGGCAACATTGCGGCAGCCAAAGAGATCGGCAAAGCGATTGCCGAGCGCGCCAAAGAGAAGGGCATCACCCGCGTCGTCTTTGACCGCGGCGGCTACATCTATCACGGGCGCGTGCGCAGTCTCGCCGAAGCGGCGCGCGAAGCTGGACTGGAGTTTTAATAATGGAACGAATTGACGCATCAGGTCTCGATCTGAAGGATCAGGTGATTTCAATCAACCGCGTGACCAAGGTGGTCAAGGGCGGCAAGAACCTGTCGTTTGCGGCGCTGGTCATAGTCGGCAACGAGAATGGCGTCGTCGGCTTCGGCAGTGGCAAGGCCCGCGAAGTGCCGCTGGCGATCAAGAAGGGCATCGAGGCGGCGAAGAAGAATCTGATTCGCGTGCCGCTGTCGGGCCACACCCTGCCGCACCAGGTGACCGGCATCTTTGGCTCAGGGCGCGTGCTGCTCAAGCCCGCTCCCGAAGGCAAGGGCGTCATCGCCGGTGGCGCCGTGCGCGCCATCATGCAACTGGTCGGCGTGCGCGATGTGGTGACGAAATCAATCGGCACCTCGAACCCGCACAACGTCGTCCGCGCCACCTTTGAAGGTCTCCGGGAGTTGAAAGACCCGACCTCGGTGTCGCGGCTGCGGCGGCAGGCGGCAGAAGAAGCCGCGAGCGCTTAACGAATGGCCGCAGGCTTCGCAGGCGAAGCTTGAAACGGCTCGAAGGGAGTTATCATGGCAACGGCCAACAACGAAGCGCCGGGCGCGACCATCAAGATTCAGTGGTATCGCTCGACTATCGCCACGCCCAGAGCGCATAAAGAGATCGTCCGCAGCCTCGGGCTGACCAAGCTCAATCAGATCGTCGAGCGGCCCGACACCCCGTCCATGCGCGGCGCGGTTAAGAAGGTCCCGCACCTGCTGAGAATCATTGAATAGGGGCCGGGTGACAGGGGCCGGGGCCGGTGAAGAAAACTAAGTTTTACAACTGGCCCCTGACCCCTGACCCCTGACCCCCGGAGTCAAATCATGGCAATAGGCATACACAACATCGGCGCGCCGAAGGGCGCAAACAAAGATAAGAAGCGCGTCGGGCGCGGCCCCGGCTCGGGGCTCGGCAAGACTTCGGGGCGCGGCCACAAAGGGCAGAAATCGCGCTCCGGCTATTCGGGCCGTCCGGGCTTTGAAGGCGGCCAGATGCCGCTGCAACGGCGACTGCCCAAGCGCGGCTTTACGAACATCTTCAAAAAGGTCTGGATCGAAGTGCAGCTATCAGAACTGGCCGAGCGTTTTGACGGCAGCGAGCCGATCACGCCGGAGCTGATGGTCGAGCGCGGCATGATTAAGAAGAGTCACCTGGCACGCTTTGAGGGCGTCGTCGTCTTAGGCGGCGGCGAGCTGGCCGCGAAGCTGAGCATCACCGCACACCGTTTCACGAAGTCGGCGAAAGAAAAGATCGAAGCCGCCGGCGGCACCGCCAGCCTGGTCGGCAAAAGCTTTGAGGCGTAAACGCCATTTCGGTTTCTGGTTTATGGCCGGCTTCTTGTAAAATAAGGGCTCGGCCATAAATCAAGAATCGCCGCGCGATTCGTTCAACGCCCAGGGGAATTGCAAAGTCATGATCGAGAATTTCGTCAACAGCATCCGCAACGTCTTCACCGTCCCTGACCTGCGCAAGCGCGTCCTGTTCACGCTGGCGATGCTGGCGGTTTACCGCATCGGCTCGCACGTGCGCACGCCGGGCATTGACCCGCAGGTGCTCTCGAACCTGTGGGAGCAGGGCGTGATGCACCGCAGCCTGGCCGGCGTCATGGACTTGTTCTCCGGCGGCAACTTCAGAGTCGTCTCTATCTTCGCCCTCGGCATCACGCCCTACATCACGGCGTCGATCATCCTGCAACTGATGACCGTCGTGAGCGCGCGGCTGAAGGCGTTGCAGGAAGAAGGCGATCTGGGCCGGCGCAAGATCACCCAGTACACGCGCTACCTGACGGTCGTGCTCTGCGCGGTGCAGTCGTTCGGCATCGCCTACTGGTTGCAGAATCAGGTCACCTCTTCGGGCAATCTGGTCTACAACCCCGGGCTGAACTTCGTGCTGATGACGATGTTGACGCTGGCGACCGGCACGACGTTCATTATGTGGCTCGGCGAGCAGATCACCGAGCGCGGCGTCGGCAACGGCATCAGCTTGATCATCTTCGCCGGCATCGTGCTGCGCCTGCCTTCGGCGGTGCAGACCATGTACGAGAAGCTCACGGGCGGCGGCACCGGCCAGGCCATTGGCGTCATCTTGCTGGTCGTGGCGATGATCCTGGTGATCGCGGCCATCGTCTTCGTCGAGCGCGGCTTCCGCAAGATTCCCATCAACCATGCGCGGCGCATGGTCGGGCGGCAATCGATCCCGCAGCAGCAGACACACATGCCGTTGAAGGTCAACATGGGCGGCGTCATCCCTGTGATCTTCGCGTCTTCGATCCTCGCCTTCCCACAGACCATCCTCGGCTTCCTCGGCACGGACCCCGAGAATACCACGGGCTGGAAAGCATGGCTGGGGAAACTGGCCAGCGAGATGGGCGGCCAGGGTCACCCGCTGCATTACCTGATTTATGCGGCGGCGATCATCTTCTTCACTTTCTTCTACGTGTCGATCATTTTCAACACTGACGAAGTGGCGAACAACCTGCGCAAGAACGGCGCGTTCATCCCCGGCATCCGCCCGGGCAAGCGCACCTCGGATTACCTGAACGAGATTCTCACGCGGCTGACGACGGCCGGCGCCATTTACCTGGCGGTGGTGGCGTTGCTGCCGCAGTTCATCTTGTCGGGCTTCGCGGTTCAATACCTGCCTTTCATCGGGCAGTCGCTCGACAACCTGCTGCGCGGCAACCCGCTGACTTCGTGGATCACGACCGGCATCGGCGTCAACTTCTACTTCGGCGGCACCAGCCTGCTGATTGTCATCGGCGTGGCGATGGACACGATGAACCAGATCGAGTCGCAGCTGATCATGCGCCACTACGACGGCTTCCTCGGGCCGCGCGGGCGGCGCATGCGGGGGCGGCGCTCGTATTGAGCTTATGTCGAACCTCTACGTTTTGATGGGGCCGCAAGGTGCAGGCAAAGGCACTCAGGCGCAATTATTGGCAGACCGTTTCGGTCTGCCAATCGTCGCTACGGGGGACATCCTGCGCGAGATCGCCAAGGAGGAAACCGAGTTCGGCCGGCACGTCAAAGCGGTCCTCGCCACCGGCGAGCTGGTCAGCGACGATATTCTCGCCGAGGTGATTAAGCAGCGGCTCTGTCTGAACGATTGCGTCGGCGGGTGCATCCTCGATGGCTTCCCGCGCACCTTGCCGCAAGCGCGCTTGCTTGAAATGATCGCGCAGGAGGACGGCAATCGCATCGTCGTCATCAAGATTGACGTGCCGCGCGAGCTGCTGCTGCGCCGCCTGACCGGCCGGCGCATCTGCAAACGCTGCAACTCGATTTATCATATGGAGTTCAAGCCGCCCCAACACGACGAGGTTTGCGACCTGGACGGCGAGGCGCTGATGACCCGGCCCGACGACACCATCGAAGCGATCCAACAGCGGTTGCAGCTCTACCAGGAGAAGACGCGGCCGCTGCTTGAATACTATGAGGCGTCGAGCCGACTCCAGCGGGTTGACGGCACGGGAACGCCGGAAGCCGTCTTCAATCGCCTGGCCGAGATTGTCGAAAGTGATTCGAACTCGGAGCGAGGCAATGCGGCGCAGTGAGTAAGCGATGAGGAGAGCCGATCACTGCAATCGAGTGGTCAGGGGTCTTTGTCATGGTGATTCGCAAATCGAAAATCGAGATTGAAAAGATGCGCGCTGCGGGGCAGATTGTCGCCCGCGTGTTGAAGCAGCTCTCGGAGATCGTGCAGCCGGGGATTACCACCCGCGACCTCGATGCCGAAGCCGAGCGCCTGATCCGCGCCGCGGGTGCGGTGCCGACTTTTAAGGGCTATCACGGCTATCCGGCTTCGATCTGCGCCTCGATCAACGATGAAGTGGTGCATGGCATCCCTTCGAAACGTAAGCTGCGCGAGGGCGACATCATCGGCATTGACTGCGGCGCAACCTTGCAGGGCTATGTCGGCGACGCGGCGGTGACGGTGCCGGTTGGGCGGATCAGCGATGACGCCTGGAAGCTGATCAACACGACGCGCCGCTCACTGTTTGAAGCGATCTCCCGCTGCCGCGTCGGCAATCGCCTCGGCGATGTCTGCAACGCCGTGCAGGCGTATGTCGAGCCGCTCGGCTATTCGGTGGTGCGCAACTTCTGCGGGCACGGCATCGGTCGGGCGATGCACGAAGACCCGCAGGTGCCGAATTACGGCAAGCCCGGCACCGGCCCTGTCTTGCGCGAAGGCTGGGTGCTGGCTATCGAGCCGATGGTCAATATCGGGCGCCACGACGTCAAAGTCCTGTCCGACGGCTGGACGGTAATCACCCTGGACGGCAGGCCGTCGGCACATTTCGAGCATACAGTGGCAATCACCGCTGACGGGCCGCAGATTCTCACTGAATTAAACGGGAATGGGAATGTCGGGTAGGGCAGCGGCGGGCCGCCTGCGGAGGCAGGTTGCGAAAGCCGGCGGGCGATGGTAAACTAATCGTTTCTTGTGTGCGAAGGATTCTTCACCTAGCGCCCGCTCGATGAAGGAAGGAAAGCAATTATGAAAGTCAGGGCATCGGTTAAGAAAATGTGTGATAACTGCAAGGTCATTCACCGCCGCGGCGTTGTTCGAGTGATCTGCACCAATCCCAAGCATAAACAGCGGCAAGGATAGTCGAAGACGGAGGACGAATGGCACGCATCGCAGGCGTAGACCTTCCGGCAAATAAGCGAGCCGAGATCGGTCTGACATACATCTACGGCATCGGGCGCTCGCGCGCCAACCAGATTCTCGGCGAGGCCGGCATCAACATCGATAAGCGCATCCGCGAGCTGAGCGAAGAAGAGGTCAACCGCATCCGCACGGTCATTGATCAGCAGGGCATGGTCGAAGGCGACCTGCGCAAAGAAGTGCAGATGAACATCAAGCGGTTGATGGACATCGGCTGCTATCGCGGCCTGCGCCACCGCCGCGGCCTGCCGGTGCGCGGCCAGCGCACGCATACCAACGCCCGCACGCGCAAAGGCCCGCGCCGCATGACGGTCGCTAAGAAGAAAGCGCCGGGCAAGAAATAACCACGGTGACGAGTGACAAGATCACCCACTCGTCACTTGTCACTTAAAGAATTATGGCAAAAGCACAAGCAAAAGGCGGCAAGAAGAAAGCCTTCAAGCGCAAAGAGCGGCGCATCGTGCCGCAGGGCATCGTTCACATCCAGGCGAGCTTCAACAACACACTGGTGGCGATCACCGATATGTCGGGCAACCTGATCAGCCAGTCGTCGGCAGGCGCGCTCGGCTTTCATGGCTCGCGCAAGGGCACGCCGTTCGCCGCGCAACAGGCGGCCAGCCGTGCCGCGCAAGCGGCGCGTGACGTTGGCATGCAGCACGCCGAAGTCCGTGTCAAAGGGCCGGGATCAGGCCGCGAATCGGCGGTGCGCGCGATCCAGTCCGCCGGCATCAACGTGTCGATCATTCGTGACGTCACGCCGATCCCCCACAACGGCTGCCGCCCGCCGAAGCGTCGTCGCGTTTAGTCAGAGATTTTTCAAAGAGCGGGCCGGCGCGGCCTGCTCTTACTTGATTTCATGTTCGGGCGCGCGCCGGCCTGACGCCGCCTGCGCGCCTTAAAGGAAGAAGAGCCGTTCAATTTTGGATTTGCGATTTTGGATTTTAGATTGGCAGAAGCGCACGAGTTCAACTCAATGCACGTCTTCCCGGAATCCAAAATCTAAAATCTAAAATCCAAAATTCGGAGGGCTTGTAAACTTTTGCCGGTTCCCGCGAGGGACGGTAGATGGAGGGAGAACGCATTGGCTAGATATCGTGGCCCGGTGTGCCGTTTGTGCCGCCGGGAAGGAATGAAGCTGTTTTTGAAGGGCGAGCGGTGCTACAAGCCGAGCTGCCCGATTGAAAAACGCGGCACCCAGCCGCCCGGTCAGCACGGCCGCAACGTCCGCCGTGCCAAGCTCATCGGCTACGGCGAGCAATTGCGCGAGAAGCAGAAGGTCAAGCGCATTTATGGCATGCTGGAGCGCCAGTTCCGGCTCTATTTCGAGCGCGCCGTGCGTACCAAAGGCGTCACGGGCGAGAACTTGCTCGCTTTGCTTGAGCGTCGCCTCGACAACGTCGTCTATCGTCTCGGCTATGCGATGTCGCGCCCGCAAGCGCGGCAGTTAGTCAGCCACGGTCACGTCCTCGTCAATGGCCGCAAAGTGGATATCCCAAGCTTCCAGGTCAAGGTCGGCGATGAAATCACCATCCGCGAAGGCAGCCGCGCCAATGGGCACATTCAGAGCGCCTTCCAGACGGCATCGGGGCGCGGCCGCCCGGGCTGGCTCGAAGTTATCTCTGCTGATGACATGCGTGGCCGCGTCGTTGCCTTGCCGCGTCGTGAAGACATTGGCCAGAATATCAACGAACAACTTATCGTCGAGCTTTATTCCAAGTAGTTCACGCAGGGTGTTGGGTGTCATCGGCTGGAACGCGGGCGGGCAGTCGCCGCGAATCAGCTCATGACACCCAACACCTATAACCTGTTTGAGGGGAAGCAATGACCAACACCGAAACCCAATTCATGATTGGATTCCAGAAGCCCAAGCGCCTCGCCTCTGAATCGGAGACGGCGACCAGCCGCTACGGCAAATTCTACGCGCAGCCGTTCGAACGCGGGTTCGGGACGACTATCGGCAACTGTCTGCGCCGTTCGCTGCTCTCGTCGGTCGAAGGCGCGGCCATCACGGCGATCAAGATCGAAGGCGTGCTGCACGAGTTCTCTTCGATCCCCGGCGTCGTCGAAGACGCCACCGACATCATCCTCAACCTCAAACGCATCCCGTTCAAGCTGCACGGGCTGGGGCCGAAGACCTTGCGCGTCGAGCGCACCGTGCCGGGCGAGATGCTTTCGGGCGAGATTGAAACCGACAGCGAAGTCGAAATTCTCGATCCCAACGTCCACATCGCGACGGTTTCCGAAGGCGGAAGCTTGGCCATTGAGATGCGCTTGAAGCGGGGCCGTGGTTATGTCAGCGCCGAGCGCAATTACGACGAGGACCTGGCCGTCGGCTATATCCCCATTGATTCGGTGCATTCGCCGGTCAAGAAAGTCAACTACACGGTCGATTCGGCGCGCCTCGGGCAGGACACCGATTACGACAAGCTGACGATTGAAGTCTGGACGAACGGCTCGGTGCAGCCGGCCAACGCCATCGGCCTGGCCGCCAAGTTGATCAAAGATCACATGCAGATCTTCATCAACTTCGAGGAAGAGCCCGACCATGCCGACGGCGATGCCGAAGGCGGCGAGCGCGGCGCTTTCAACGAAAATCTCGACCGCTCGGTGGACGAGTTGGAACTGAGCGTGCGCTCGTACAACTGCCTGAAGAACGCCGACATTCGCACCATCCGCGAGCTGGTGCAGAAGAGCGAAGCCGAGATGTTGAAGACCAAGAATTTCGGGCGCAAGTCGCTGAACGAGATCAAGGAGATTTTGCAGTCCATGGGGTTGCATCTCGGCATGCGCTTTGACGATCACGGGCGGCTGATTGACGAGGCCACCGCCTAAAGGGAAACGATGAACGATGAATGATGAACGCTGAATGGCTCGACTGTATTCACCGTTCCTGGTTCATCATTCATCATTCATCATTCATGATTTTCTTTCCTGGGGTTTGTTATGCGACATAAAGTGGCTCATAGAAAACTGGGGCGCAAGACCGAGCATCGGTTATCGATGCTGCGCAACCTCTGCACTTCGCTGATGGTTGAAGAGCGCCTGATCACGACGCTGCCGAAGGCCAAAGAGTTGCGCCCGTACGCCGAGCGCGTCATCACGCTGGGCAAGCGCGCGCTTACAGCCGAAGGGCCGGAGCAGGCGCTGCACTTGCGGCGTCAGGCGGCGGCCTACTTTCACAGCGGCAACGCCAACCGCACGCCGGACGGCGGCTACAAGCGCCCGCGCGCGCCGCGTACGGCCGGCGTCGCCGCCGTTGACAAGCTGTTTGATGAAATCGCCGCGCGCTACACCGAGCGCCCCGGCGGTTATACGCGCATCCTCAAGCTCGGCACCCGCCGCGGCGATGGCGCTGAAATGGCCTTGATCGAATTGATTGGCAGCGAAGTCGCGCCCGTCAAGGAAGAGGCCAAGCCCGAGGCCAAGAAGAAGCGCGGCCTGCTCGGTCGGTTCAAAAAGGATCAAGCGAAGGCCTAAGCTCGGCCAACGCGCGCGGCACCAGCAGGCGGGCGGTTGGTTGAGCCTTCGTTGTATGATTGAAAGCCTCAGCCGCACGCGGTTGGGGCTTTCGCTTATTGAGCCGGCGTGTTAGTTTCTGGTTTCTAGTTCCTGGTTCCTGGTTGATCGGACAACGCGATCTACAATAACCAGAAATCAGAAACCCGCATCTTTGAGGGCAAACGATGGATTTGAAAGAGGTCAAAAAGCTAATCGAGCTGGTGAGCGAAAAGGGCTTCGCCGAGTTCGAGATCGAGCACGACGGCTTTCGGCTGCACATCAGCCGCTTCAAAGAGCCGGCGGTAATTCAGGCGGCGCCGACGCCGGTCATCCTCTCGGCGCCGATGCCGGTCGTAACGGAAACCGTCGCGCCTGCCGCCGCCCAACCTTCCCCCCCGGCGCCTCCGCCGGCCCGGCCCGAGCCGCCGAAGACTGAGTCCGCGCAGCACCTCATTAGATCGCCTATCGTCGGCACGTTTTATCGCGCGGCCTCGCCGCAAGCCAAG contains the following coding sequences:
- the secY gene encoding preprotein translocase subunit SecY, yielding MIENFVNSIRNVFTVPDLRKRVLFTLAMLAVYRIGSHVRTPGIDPQVLSNLWEQGVMHRSLAGVMDLFSGGNFRVVSIFALGITPYITASIILQLMTVVSARLKALQEEGDLGRRKITQYTRYLTVVLCAVQSFGIAYWLQNQVTSSGNLVYNPGLNFVLMTMLTLATGTTFIMWLGEQITERGVGNGISLIIFAGIVLRLPSAVQTMYEKLTGGGTGQAIGVILLVVAMILVIAAIVFVERGFRKIPINHARRMVGRQSIPQQQTHMPLKVNMGGVIPVIFASSILAFPQTILGFLGTDPENTTGWKAWLGKLASEMGGQGHPLHYLIYAAAIIFFTFFYVSIIFNTDEVANNLRKNGAFIPGIRPGKRTSDYLNEILTRLTTAGAIYLAVVALLPQFILSGFAVQYLPFIGQSLDNLLRGNPLTSWITTGIGVNFYFGGTSLLIVIGVAMDTMNQIESQLIMRHYDGFLGPRGRRMRGRRSY
- a CDS encoding adenylate kinase, with product MSNLYVLMGPQGAGKGTQAQLLADRFGLPIVATGDILREIAKEETEFGRHVKAVLATGELVSDDILAEVIKQRLCLNDCVGGCILDGFPRTLPQARLLEMIAQEDGNRIVVIKIDVPRELLLRRLTGRRICKRCNSIYHMEFKPPQHDEVCDLDGEALMTRPDDTIEAIQQRLQLYQEKTRPLLEYYEASSRLQRVDGTGTPEAVFNRLAEIVESDSNSERGNAAQ
- the map gene encoding type I methionyl aminopeptidase — translated: MVIRKSKIEIEKMRAAGQIVARVLKQLSEIVQPGITTRDLDAEAERLIRAAGAVPTFKGYHGYPASICASINDEVVHGIPSKRKLREGDIIGIDCGATLQGYVGDAAVTVPVGRISDDAWKLINTTRRSLFEAISRCRVGNRLGDVCNAVQAYVEPLGYSVVRNFCGHGIGRAMHEDPQVPNYGKPGTGPVLREGWVLAIEPMVNIGRHDVKVLSDGWTVITLDGRPSAHFEHTVAITADGPQILTELNGNGNVG
- the rpmJ gene encoding 50S ribosomal protein L36; this encodes MKVRASVKKMCDNCKVIHRRGVVRVICTNPKHKQRQG
- the rpsM gene encoding 30S ribosomal protein S13; translation: MARIAGVDLPANKRAEIGLTYIYGIGRSRANQILGEAGINIDKRIRELSEEEVNRIRTVIDQQGMVEGDLRKEVQMNIKRLMDIGCYRGLRHRRGLPVRGQRTHTNARTRKGPRRMTVAKKKAPGKK
- the rpsK gene encoding 30S ribosomal protein S11, producing the protein MAKAQAKGGKKKAFKRKERRIVPQGIVHIQASFNNTLVAITDMSGNLISQSSAGALGFHGSRKGTPFAAQQAASRAAQAARDVGMQHAEVRVKGPGSGRESAVRAIQSAGINVSIIRDVTPIPHNGCRPPKRRRV
- the rpsD gene encoding 30S ribosomal protein S4; the encoded protein is MARYRGPVCRLCRREGMKLFLKGERCYKPSCPIEKRGTQPPGQHGRNVRRAKLIGYGEQLREKQKVKRIYGMLERQFRLYFERAVRTKGVTGENLLALLERRLDNVVYRLGYAMSRPQARQLVSHGHVLVNGRKVDIPSFQVKVGDEITIREGSRANGHIQSAFQTASGRGRPGWLEVISADDMRGRVVALPRREDIGQNINEQLIVELYSK
- a CDS encoding DNA-directed RNA polymerase subunit alpha, which gives rise to MTNTETQFMIGFQKPKRLASESETATSRYGKFYAQPFERGFGTTIGNCLRRSLLSSVEGAAITAIKIEGVLHEFSSIPGVVEDATDIILNLKRIPFKLHGLGPKTLRVERTVPGEMLSGEIETDSEVEILDPNVHIATVSEGGSLAIEMRLKRGRGYVSAERNYDEDLAVGYIPIDSVHSPVKKVNYTVDSARLGQDTDYDKLTIEVWTNGSVQPANAIGLAAKLIKDHMQIFINFEEEPDHADGDAEGGERGAFNENLDRSVDELELSVRSYNCLKNADIRTIRELVQKSEAEMLKTKNFGRKSLNEIKEILQSMGLHLGMRFDDHGRLIDEATA
- the rplQ gene encoding 50S ribosomal protein L17, whose amino-acid sequence is MRHKVAHRKLGRKTEHRLSMLRNLCTSLMVEERLITTLPKAKELRPYAERVITLGKRALTAEGPEQALHLRRQAAAYFHSGNANRTPDGGYKRPRAPRTAGVAAVDKLFDEIAARYTERPGGYTRILKLGTRRGDGAEMALIELIGSEVAPVKEEAKPEAKKKRGLLGRFKKDQAKA